In one Fundulus heteroclitus isolate FHET01 chromosome 3, MU-UCD_Fhet_4.1, whole genome shotgun sequence genomic region, the following are encoded:
- the si:dkey-82o10.4 gene encoding m-AAA protease-interacting protein 1, mitochondrial, which yields MQRVTGLVARRQVRGLAAGVQSGKSGSICCRHPAVGLLHHRCQQRARLCTAPARPVGVKPGQRSSGWRFVFAGEQGRLFSSQAGAEEPPGSPGSQPRISVVGIPDPLTWIRCKVITFLIELYFQVDINSAEFHRGVKQALVHVSNKMSRGRYHELKGVITDEMREYVEEKCKSLTKAQRRQLAVNMEDIIFVLPEDISVVFDEHGRKFCFVVMRFWLVSSHEGPDDPEGTKIFKVASSEDGSPQRKLATAVYEFHGELKTGTSPDWMVTTVWHWHWKVAE from the exons ATGCAGCGGGTCACCGGCCTGGTTGCACGCCGGCAGGTCCGCGGCCTCGCTGCCGGGGTTCAGAGCGGGAAGAGCGGCTCGATCTGCTGCAGGCACCCGGCTGTCGGGCTCCTGCACCACCGGTGTCAACAGCGGGCGAGGTTGTGCACGGCTCCCGCCCGTCCTGTGGGCGTGAAACCCGGGCAGAGAAGCTCCGGGTGGAGGTTCGTGTTTGCCGGGGAGCAAGGCAGACTGTTCAGCTCCCAGGCTGGAGCCGAGGAGCCGCCGGGGAGCCCCGGATCCCAGCCCCGCATCTCCGTGGTCGGCATCCCAGACCCGCTCACCTGGATCCGGTGTAAAGTCATAACGTTCCTGATCGAGCTCTACTTTCAGGTGGACATCAACTCTGCAGAGTTTCACAGAGGAGTGAAGCAG GCTTTGGTCCATGTTTCCAACAAGATGTCCAGAGGGAGATACCACGAACTGAAAGGAGTCATCACCGATGAG ATGAGGGAATATGTGGAGGAGAAGTGCAAGTCCCTCACTAAGGCTCAGAGGAGGCAGCTTGCGGTCAACATGGAGGACATCATATTTGTGCTGCCGGAGGACATCTCGGTAGTGTTCGATGAGCACG GCCGCAAGTTCTGCTTCGTCGTCATGAGGTTTTGGCTCGTCTCGTCACACGAGGGTCCCGACGACCCAGAGGGCACCAAAATCTTCAAGGTGGCCTCTAGTGAAGACGGGAGCCCACAGAGGAAACTGGCAACTGCTGTTTACGA GTTCCACGGAGAGCTAAAAACGGGAACCTCTCCTGATTGGATGGTAACAACTGTTTGGCACTGGCACTGGAAAGTAGCTGAGTGA